TTCTCCAGGAACTGGAGGATCGAGGTGTGATCGAAGGTGTCGTGGCAGACCCAGCCACCGGCGGTCCAGGGCGAGATGAGGAAGCAGGGCACGCGAAAACCGCCACCAATCGGCAGGCCGTCGACAAACTCGCGGGGAGTTCCAGCAGGAGGGACCGGCGGGGGGACGTGGTCGAAGAGACCGTCGTTCTCGTCGTAGCTGATGATGAAGAGGGTCTTGGCCCAGACGTCCGGGTTGGCGGCGATCGCGTCGATCTTGCTGGCGATGAAGGCGGCTCCGTCGGCAGGCATCGCGTTCGGATGCTCCGATTGCAGCTCGGTCGTGATGATCCAGGAGACCTCAGGCAGCTTATCGTTCATCGCGTCGTACTCGAACTGACCGATGGGACCGGCGGCCATTCCCTTCGTATACAGCGGGGAGTCCTTGGCGGCCTCGCGAAATACCTTGAAGTTGCCCAGCATGTTGAAGCCGAAGTGCTGCTCCTGCGCGTAGACCTTCCAGCTCACACCGGCCTGCTCCAGCCGCTCCGGGTAGGTAGTCCAGGTGTAGCCCTCGGGCGGAGCCATGTTCTTGATGATCGGCCCTCCGTGGGCGCCCTCCGGGTCAATCGTTCCTGTCATCCAGTACATGCGGTTGGGCCAGGTGGGGCCCATGACGGAGCAGTGATAGCCGTCGCAGAGTGTAAACGCGTCGGCCAAGGCGAACTGGAAGGGGATATCCGAACGCGTGTAGTAGCCCATGCAATAGGGACCGTGATGGCCATCGGCCTTGCGGTGCGCGGGCAGCCAGCGATCCATGCGGCCGCCGTTCCAGGCCTCGTGCTGCACGGCCCAGGCATGGCTGGTCGAGGGAATCTTCTGGGCGCTGCTGGAGTGGGTATCAAGATGGAAGGGGAGAAGGTGACCTTCGGCGCTCACGGCATCCGGCTGATGGAAGATGGACAGGCCGTTCTCCTGCTTCAGCGCGTGAGGGTCGTCAAAGCCGCGGACACCGGCCATGGTGCCGAAGTAGTGATCGAAGGAGCGGTTCTCCTGCATCAGGATGACGACGTGCTTGATATCCTGCAAGCCGCCGCGACGAGGTGGTCCCTGGGCCAGGGCGCGCTGCACGTTGGCAGGCATGATGGCACGCGCTGCTGCGGCAGCCGCGATGCGCGAGGCACCCTGGAGCAGCTTCCGGCGTGAGAGAAGAGGATGTTCCTGAGAAGGCAGATTCTGGGGGGTGGTTGGGATCTTCACGCCAAAGAGATATCACTGGAGACTACGGCATGGAAGCCAATTCACCGCCACACGTACGATACATCGCAAAAATATGCGAAAACCCCAGAAATACGAAGATCGCATAGAGAGGACAATGGCACGATACATCCCGGCCAAACCCTCCATTTACTCGATTGTCATAAAGGAAAGAGTTAGTCGCTGGCTACCATGCGAGGATATCGGGCTTGCCTGTGCTTTTCCCCACATGGCTGAGCCCTGGTACGACCTGACTGAAATCTATATCCGAGTACGCAGGAGATTCATGGACACTGAATACGGAGCCCCTGACAGACGCGGGAGCATCTGGGGTCGCAACCGAAGCAGCGTGGCCGAGCGCCGATATCAACCATACCAATTACTGCTAAGTCCGAGGTGACAACGTAGCCTGTCTAAACATGCGTTATGGCTATGTTGTGCTTTCCTTCGAACATGGATAACTGCCACCCCATTATCGAAGAGCATCCACCCAGCCACATGAGTAACTTAAGCCAACCCAGAAAACTGATATATCAGATCTAATATGCAAAATAGCCATCTTATAAGTTCTGCATAACTCAGACCCGCCCTATCGATGAGCCACACGACGCTGGTTGGGGAAGCCCAGATAAGACAGGACTAGAGACCAGTAACTCAAGCGCAAGCAAGTTAGATATTGATCTTTGGACGCAGCTCCTATAGCATCGCTCCAACACGCAACATCAAGGGCGATTATGAAGCTACGGTTTTTTATCTCCGGACTCCAGGACATGCGCGCGGTAAATGCGTCGTCCGATATCGCCTGTTGTTGTTGCTAACACCGCACCACCGGACACTCCTCCGCTTCACAATCAGATACACAGGTAAACCAGTTTTCAGTGCCGTCTGTCTGCACTAGAGTTTCGAGTTACTCGATAGAGAAATCCATCGAAGAGCCTTCGGAACTTAGATGCAGGGAGAGTACTGCCCCTGTGTCTGATCGGTGATATCTCATACTGGCCACACCCAAAAATCAGCATAGAGAAGTTCGCAGTCCCCTGTAGATCATCTGGCACTCCGGTCTAAAGCTGCCTCTCTCTAGAGATCTGTTTGTTCGAATTAGCAGCGGCAATTGCAATGCCGCTGCCCTGGGACGCCCATGGTATTCCAGGCCCACACAGACCGCCGATTCAGGCCGACCAGCTCCATACGCGGCGACGTACTTAGTCAAGCCTCGATGGGCAGCAACACATCTGTCATTTCAGGAGCAGCTTCATGCCAGTAGACCGAACAGTCACCGTTGAATATATCGCGCCATCTTACCTGGGCGCCTTGTCCGCTTTTTATGCTTCCCTCCTGACAGGGCCGAGGAAGTTAGTCGTTCTCCTAATGTTATTTCTCTTCGCCTCCAGCATGACTCTGGCACAGACATCCGCGGATGGCAGCATCTATGGCCGGGTCACGGATAACTCCGGGGCGATCCTGCCTGGAGTCCAGATCCTCGCGCACTGCCCCACGGTAGGTGGAACCTTCAAAGCAGTAAGTGACGCTGAAGGTAACTATCGCCTGATCGAGTTACCCATCGGCGTGGACTACACCGTGGAAGCCACGATGCCGGGCTTCGAGAAGTTCGTGCGCGTTGGCCTGATCGTAAGCGCCGGACTCAACGTCACGGTCGATATCGGGCTCAAGGTTGGATCGGAGACGCAATCGGTCGAGGTCTCCGGTGACGCTCCTCTGATCGACACCCAGAGCGCCGAGCAGGCCGTCAATCTTAGCGGCGAGTTACTCCGGAATATTCCAGTTACTGTCCGTCATGACTGGTCCGACTCCTTGCAGGTAACTCCCGGTATCATCAGCGCCAATAGCGACGCCGAGGGCGGCCAGACTTACTTTCTGCGTGGCTCGGAGAATGAAAATCACGCGGTCCTGATGGACGGTATGGACATCGGCAGCTTTCAGCAAAACTGGCCTTCCAACTCCATCAGCATTGCCAACGAGTCGGTCGGCGATATCCAGATCAAGACCGGAGCTAACGACGCATCCTCTCCCGCCGCCATGGGCATGGTCATCAACCTGGGCACGCCAACCGGCAGCGATAAGTTCCACGGCACGGTCTACTACCTGATGGGACTCAGGACGCTGAACGGCAGCAACACCCCCGGCGGCGTCAGTTCCCAGACGACCACCGAGCAGCCGGACTTTACCTTGAGTGGTCCCATCAAGCGCGAGCGCGCCTGGTTCTTCTTCTCCGGCCGCTATATCAACCGCAACGACGGCATCAGCCGCACGGCGAGTCAAAGCGCCTACCTGACAGGCATCGATCCAACCTACAGCCCGTTCGATAACGAGGCACGCGGCTTCGTCTCGCTGGCCAACACCACCATCCAACTCACTCCGAAGCACCGGCTTATGGGCCTCTTCCAGTACGACAGCCGCAGGCAGGACGCGAACTCCCAGTGGTACGCGGCGAACATCAACCGTACGCAGTACGGCGGCGGAGCCTACGGCGCGCGCCTCATCTCGCAGTGGAACGACCGCTTGACCACGCGCTTCCTCGCCTCGTTCAACAACAAGAGCTACAACCACAGTGCCGAATCTATTGGAGGTGTAGGCGCGTTGCCTGAGGTTGATGTCTATGCAACGAACTCCCTCTCCGCCGGTAAGCTCATCGGCCAGGGATCATCTCTAGCCACGCTTAACAATCTGAGCTCCATCACGCTGGAGCCGGCGCGCAAGCCCACCATCAGCGGCGATGTGACCTACTACATTCCGAAAGGATGGGGCACGCATGAGATGGAGGCGGGTTTCTATCTCGAGCCGCACGAGCGCACCAAGGAGACCGTGCTCTACGCCAACAACGGCAATTTGATCCAGGAGGATGCCGTTCTCAAGGACCCCAACAATCCCGCGTCAGGCTACACCGTCTTCCATACGCAGTCGGTCAACCAGAGCAGCAATCTGGCTGCATACACTGCCGCCAACGACTATGCCTGGTACATCCAGGATCGCTGGCGTCCCTTCCGCCGCCTGACGTTGACCGGCGGTCTGCGTCCGGACTGGGTTTCGGCTAAAGATGAGATCTTCAAGGTCGTCATCCAACACTCGTGGAACTACGCGCCTCGCGTCGGTGCCGCCTACATCCTGACCAAGAACGAGAAGAACGTCATCCGCGCCAGTTGGACGAAGCTGACCGACATTACCAACTTCAGCTATCTCGGCACGGCCGGCACCAGCACCGTCACCACCACGGATAATTATTACGAAACACCAACGGTTACAAATCCCACGGGAGTCGTCACCTTTGTGACTCCGGGCAGCACCGCCCTGACGCCGGGCAAGACCTTCGATCCGGGCCGCCATCAGGGCTTTGTGCGAGAGTGGCTGGTGGGCTATCGCACCCAGTTGCCTGGCCAGGTGCTGATCGACGTCAGCTACATCGACCGCGAGTACCGAGACCGTCCGGCCGAGTACGACACCAACCAGATCTACACCACGACCTCAACGGGCACGGTCTGGGGCGGTCTGGTGAATCCGGCGCTCAACAATACCTTCTACGTCACCAACAACCACTGGAACTGGTTCGTCTACCAGGGCATCGAGATGACGGCCAGCAAGCAGACGAAGAAGCTGCAAATCTTCAGCACCTACACCTACTCGCCCGATCATCTCGCCGGAACCTTCCAGCCCTTTGATCCAGCGGCGATCCTTGAGCCGACGAAGTTCGCGAACAACGCCGGACTCGGCTCCGTGCGTGGAAACATCTCGAGCAACCCGACAAACGACTACACGGGCGACACTCGCAACCGCATGTGGCAACGCCACCAGGAGCGCACCGGCATCACCTGGCGCGCGCCTTGGAACTTGCGTGTGGCCAGCGTCTTCACGGCCCAGTCCGGCACTCCTGGCGGCCCCGTCACCCTGACCCTGGCCAGCTACGATGGCTCCCATGGACCCGCGACCCTGTCCGTCAATGGCCGCACCGTATCCAACCCACTGGCGACGACTTACCGCTTCAAGTACGCGAATCGCGGTATCGGGCAGATCTTCTGCCCCTGGCTCATCCAGCTGAACGCGCTCGTCGGACGTGAGTTCAAACTCACTGATCGACAGTCGATCGAGGCTGACATGAACATCCTGAACATCACCAACCAGGGCGCGGGACAGCAGTTTGTAAACGGCACCAATAGCTCCGCCACTGCGACCTTTGGTACGCTGCAAACGATCCAGGCACCTCGTTCGGCGCAGTTCAGCGTGCGCTATCGCTTCTAACCAGCGGTGCGGCGGCAGCTCATGCCGCCGCACTGCCCTGTTGAACTCTATTGATGAAAGGAATCATCATGTATCCGCTTCGTCGGCTATGCCACAACCTTGCCTGCTTTGCCCTGCTTCTTCCACTCGCCACTGGTGGCTTAGCCGTCGCAGAAGAGAGTCCTCGGCTTACCTTGCAGGATCTCTTCTCCGCCGACCCCATCGGCGACTCCGCGCTCTCTCCTGACGGCAAGACCATCGCGCTCGCCCGCGCCGGACAGATTCAACTGATGCCCTCCGAGGGCGGATGGCCCGTAACCCTTACCAGCACCGCCGGAGCCAAGTCCGGCCTGGCCTGGTCGCCCGACGGCAAGAGCATCGCCTACGCCAGCCAGGGCGGCATCTTCGTGGTCTCGGCCAGTGGCGGAGCCCCGCACCGTCTTACCACCCCCGGCACCGGAGCCGGTGGCGACCCGCGCCAGTCCGGCGACCGCAGCCCTGAGTGGTCACCCTCCGGCCACTGGATACTCTTCGCGAGCGGACGCCGTGGCACCGCAAGCCTGATGGTCGTCAGCGTCGATGGCAGCGAGACGACCTTCATCACCCCTCCGCACGACGAGGCCCAGAGCGGCCAGTGGTCGCCGAGTGGCGACGAGATCGTCTACACCAGCAATGGCAAAGAGTACTTCAGCGGCCGCATCAACCTCATCAAGTTCGACCCCAAGGCAGGCCAGCCTGTCGGCGCTCCTGTGGTGCTGTACACCTCTCCCATCGACCGTGGCGGCGGCTGGTCCATTCGCGGTGTCACATGGTCCCCGGACGGCAAGACGATTGCCACCGTGCTGCAGAACTCCGGCTGGAACCACATCTATCTTCTGCCCAAGACGGGCGGCGCTCCCAAGCAGATCACCGACGGCTCGTTTGAAGATGAGAACCCCGCGTTCTCACCCGATGGCAAGAGCATCGCATTCATCTCGAACCGTGACCTGCTCGAAGCCACCAACCTTTGGGTGATACCGGCGCAAGGCGGCACCGCAAAACTAGTGACGAAGTTCGATGTCCCCGGCATGTCTGCCCGCCCACAGTGGGCTCCGGATAGCAAGAGCATCTACTTCAATCATCAGTCGCCGATTGAATCGCCCGACCTCCTCGTGCAGGATCTATCCGCATCCACGCCTAAGTACCTGACCCACACCACGCCGACGAACTTTTCGAGCGCGCAGGTGCCGCAGCGCGTCACATGGAAGAGCAAGGACGGCAAAGAGATCGCCGGTCTGCTCTACACG
This is a stretch of genomic DNA from Granulicella sp. WH15. It encodes these proteins:
- a CDS encoding S9 family peptidase, which produces MYPLRRLCHNLACFALLLPLATGGLAVAEESPRLTLQDLFSADPIGDSALSPDGKTIALARAGQIQLMPSEGGWPVTLTSTAGAKSGLAWSPDGKSIAYASQGGIFVVSASGGAPHRLTTPGTGAGGDPRQSGDRSPEWSPSGHWILFASGRRGTASLMVVSVDGSETTFITPPHDEAQSGQWSPSGDEIVYTSNGKEYFSGRINLIKFDPKAGQPVGAPVVLYTSPIDRGGGWSIRGVTWSPDGKTIATVLQNSGWNHIYLLPKTGGAPKQITDGSFEDENPAFSPDGKSIAFISNRDLLEATNLWVIPAQGGTAKLVTKFDVPGMSARPQWAPDSKSIYFNHQSPIESPDLLVQDLSASTPKYLTHTTPTNFSSAQVPQRVTWKSKDGKEIAGLLYTPPNMKPGTKLPTILFIHGGPEGQDNFDFDRDAGWPQYQYLAQAGYIVLRPNYRGSSGYGEAFRNLNVEDSNGGETDDVAAGAQYLIDRGLADPKRIAICGLSHGGTMVGYAITRYPDLFAAAIQMAGVVDREMFVYRTNPHSAVRWMMKMGGTPTEKPEVYAKANVLLSVDKIKTPLMIIHGENDPQVPPGEAAAFARALHANHKTYFYFTYPNELHGLSNPAHRLDAMQKELVFLERYINPKYGTVTTSPDEVAFPGTAANAHVEPK
- a CDS encoding TonB-dependent receptor, translated to MTLAQTSADGSIYGRVTDNSGAILPGVQILAHCPTVGGTFKAVSDAEGNYRLIELPIGVDYTVEATMPGFEKFVRVGLIVSAGLNVTVDIGLKVGSETQSVEVSGDAPLIDTQSAEQAVNLSGELLRNIPVTVRHDWSDSLQVTPGIISANSDAEGGQTYFLRGSENENHAVLMDGMDIGSFQQNWPSNSISIANESVGDIQIKTGANDASSPAAMGMVINLGTPTGSDKFHGTVYYLMGLRTLNGSNTPGGVSSQTTTEQPDFTLSGPIKRERAWFFFSGRYINRNDGISRTASQSAYLTGIDPTYSPFDNEARGFVSLANTTIQLTPKHRLMGLFQYDSRRQDANSQWYAANINRTQYGGGAYGARLISQWNDRLTTRFLASFNNKSYNHSAESIGGVGALPEVDVYATNSLSAGKLIGQGSSLATLNNLSSITLEPARKPTISGDVTYYIPKGWGTHEMEAGFYLEPHERTKETVLYANNGNLIQEDAVLKDPNNPASGYTVFHTQSVNQSSNLAAYTAANDYAWYIQDRWRPFRRLTLTGGLRPDWVSAKDEIFKVVIQHSWNYAPRVGAAYILTKNEKNVIRASWTKLTDITNFSYLGTAGTSTVTTTDNYYETPTVTNPTGVVTFVTPGSTALTPGKTFDPGRHQGFVREWLVGYRTQLPGQVLIDVSYIDREYRDRPAEYDTNQIYTTTSTGTVWGGLVNPALNNTFYVTNNHWNWFVYQGIEMTASKQTKKLQIFSTYTYSPDHLAGTFQPFDPAAILEPTKFANNAGLGSVRGNISSNPTNDYTGDTRNRMWQRHQERTGITWRAPWNLRVASVFTAQSGTPGGPVTLTLASYDGSHGPATLSVNGRTVSNPLATTYRFKYANRGIGQIFCPWLIQLNALVGREFKLTDRQSIEADMNILNITNQGAGQQFVNGTNSSATATFGTLQTIQAPRSAQFSVRYRF
- a CDS encoding alkaline phosphatase family protein — protein: MKIPTTPQNLPSQEHPLLSRRKLLQGASRIAAAAAARAIMPANVQRALAQGPPRRGGLQDIKHVVILMQENRSFDHYFGTMAGVRGFDDPHALKQENGLSIFHQPDAVSAEGHLLPFHLDTHSSSAQKIPSTSHAWAVQHEAWNGGRMDRWLPAHRKADGHHGPYCMGYYTRSDIPFQFALADAFTLCDGYHCSVMGPTWPNRMYWMTGTIDPEGAHGGPIIKNMAPPEGYTWTTYPERLEQAGVSWKVYAQEQHFGFNMLGNFKVFREAAKDSPLYTKGMAAGPIGQFEYDAMNDKLPEVSWIITTELQSEHPNAMPADGAAFIASKIDAIAANPDVWAKTLFIISYDENDGLFDHVPPPVPPAGTPREFVDGLPIGGGFRVPCFLISPWTAGGWVCHDTFDHTSILQFLEKFTGVREPNISDWRRKTFGDLTSALRLTRPSYRGPSLPDTAGPLNLARYEAATFPLPEIPDKKQVPPTQERRSRPKR